One window from the genome of Moraxella nasibovis encodes:
- the fadB gene encoding fatty acid oxidation complex subunit alpha FadB: protein MTELYNGNSLSVSLADGIANLRFDNQSESVNKFDTATNAEFAEVVSVLEGRDDIEGLIVTSGKKVFIAGADITEFVGHFERSEDELRSWLLAINDTFNRFEDLPFPKVAAINGAALGGGFEMSLVCEYRVIGTSGQVGFPETKLGIFPGFGGSVRAPRVVGVDNALEIIATGNNIRPDAALKMGLVDAVVADEAVEQSAIDLVKKCIAGELDWQAKRQEKLVPVRLSQLEQAMAFNSAKGVIFAKANPKQYPAIALAVQSIEKHANLNRDDAIKVEAEGFVKAAKTPQAQALVGVFLNDQAVKKAAKDHSKNAHDINEMAVLGAGIMGGGIAYQAAKKGLPIIMKDIKSEQLDLGMSEASKLLSKEVERGKSTPAKMGETLSKIRPTLNYGDFGTPDIVIEAVVENEKIKKSVLAETESLIKETAILASNTSTISITELATALKRPENFVGMHFFNPVHRMPLVEVIRGEKTSDEAVATTVALAQKMGKTPIVVNDCPGFLVNRVLFPYFGAFDLLVKHGADFVQIDKVMERFGWPMGPAYLLDVVGIDTGVHASAVMAAGFPDRMKPDYKTATDVMFENNRLGQKNGVGFYKYEIDKKGKPKKSQDATTYELLKGVQDTQKEFDDQEIIDRLMVAFCNETVRCLEDGIVASPAEADMAMLMGLGFPPFRGGPCRYIDQVGVANFVALCDKYAHLGKAYEAPQLLRDMAERGEKFYA, encoded by the coding sequence ATGACTGAGCTTTATAATGGCAATAGCCTATCTGTTAGTTTGGCGGACGGTATCGCCAATTTGCGTTTTGACAATCAATCTGAGAGCGTGAATAAATTTGACACGGCGACCAATGCCGAATTTGCCGAAGTAGTGTCTGTGCTAGAAGGGCGAGACGACATTGAGGGTCTGATTGTTACTTCTGGCAAAAAAGTATTCATCGCAGGGGCGGACATCACCGAGTTTGTCGGTCATTTTGAGCGCTCAGAAGATGAGCTAAGATCATGGCTGCTTGCCATTAATGACACCTTCAACCGCTTTGAAGATTTGCCATTTCCAAAAGTCGCCGCCATCAATGGTGCGGCTTTGGGCGGCGGTTTTGAGATGAGCTTGGTTTGTGAATATCGTGTGATCGGCACATCAGGACAAGTGGGTTTTCCTGAGACCAAGCTTGGCATTTTCCCAGGCTTTGGTGGCTCGGTGCGTGCCCCCCGTGTGGTGGGTGTGGACAATGCCCTAGAAATCATCGCTACGGGCAATAACATTCGCCCTGACGCTGCCTTGAAAATGGGCTTGGTGGATGCGGTGGTCGCTGATGAGGCGGTGGAGCAGTCGGCGATCGATTTGGTCAAAAAGTGCATCGCAGGCGAGCTGGATTGGCAAGCTAAGCGTCAAGAAAAGCTTGTACCTGTGCGCCTAAGCCAGCTTGAGCAAGCGATGGCGTTTAACTCTGCCAAGGGCGTCATCTTTGCCAAGGCAAATCCAAAGCAGTATCCTGCGATCGCTCTGGCGGTGCAAAGCATTGAAAAACACGCCAATCTAAACCGTGATGATGCCATCAAGGTTGAGGCAGAGGGCTTTGTCAAGGCGGCAAAAACGCCACAAGCTCAAGCCTTGGTCGGTGTATTCTTGAACGACCAAGCGGTCAAAAAAGCCGCCAAAGACCACAGTAAAAACGCCCACGACATCAATGAAATGGCGGTATTGGGCGCAGGCATCATGGGTGGCGGCATCGCTTATCAGGCAGCGAAAAAGGGCCTGCCGATCATCATGAAAGACATCAAGTCAGAGCAGCTTGATCTTGGCATGAGCGAGGCGAGCAAACTTTTGTCCAAAGAAGTAGAGCGTGGCAAATCAACGCCTGCTAAGATGGGCGAGACGCTTTCCAAGATTCGCCCAACGCTAAACTATGGCGACTTTGGCACGCCTGACATCGTCATCGAGGCGGTCGTTGAAAACGAAAAAATCAAAAAATCGGTGCTGGCCGAGACCGAAAGCCTAATCAAAGAGACGGCGATTTTGGCGTCAAACACATCAACCATCAGCATCACAGAGCTTGCCACTGCCCTAAAACGCCCAGAGAACTTCGTGGGTATGCACTTTTTCAACCCTGTGCATCGTATGCCATTGGTTGAGGTCATTCGTGGCGAAAAAACTTCCGATGAGGCAGTGGCGACCACCGTTGCGTTGGCTCAAAAAATGGGCAAAACGCCAATCGTGGTCAATGACTGCCCGGGCTTCTTGGTGAATCGTGTGCTGTTCCCGTATTTTGGGGCGTTTGATTTGTTGGTCAAGCACGGTGCTGATTTCGTCCAAATTGACAAGGTGATGGAGAGATTTGGCTGGCCGATGGGTCCTGCGTATCTGCTGGATGTGGTCGGCATTGATACAGGCGTTCATGCCAGCGCTGTGATGGCGGCAGGTTTCCCTGATCGCATGAAGCCTGATTATAAGACCGCCACCGATGTGATGTTTGAGAACAATCGCTTGGGTCAAAAAAATGGCGTGGGCTTTTATAAGTACGAAATTGACAAAAAAGGCAAGCCAAAAAAATCGCAAGATGCAACCACTTATGAGCTATTAAAAGGTGTGCAAGACACGCAAAAAGAGTTTGATGATCAAGAAATCATTGACCGTTTGATGGTGGCGTTTTGTAATGAAACGGTGCGCTGCCTTGAAGATGGCATCGTGGCGTCGCCTGCCGAGGCAGACATGGCAATGCTGATGGGGCTAGGTTTCCCACCGTTCCGTGGCGGTCCTTGCCGTTATATTGACCAAGTGGGCGTGGCGAACTTTGTGGCACTGTGCGACAAATACGCACATCTGGGCAAAGCGTACGAAGCTCCACAGCTGCTGCGTGACATGGCAGAGCGTGGCGAGAAGTTTTATGCCTAA
- the fadA gene encoding acetyl-CoA C-acyltransferase FadA, translating into MTVLSPKDVVIVDGVRTAMGKSKNGMFRHVRAETLSAELMRALIARNDLDANLIEDVVWGCVNQTLEQGWNIGRHASLLAGIPKHVAAQTVNRLCGSSMQALHTAAAQIMTNQGEVFIIGGVEHMGHVAMMHGVDLNPSASKSIAKASNMMGLTAEMLGRLNGITRDEQDQFALNSHLKAAKATAEGRFANEIVGVEGHDEAGNLQLCTTDEVIRFDANLESLQKLKPVFDPANGTVTAGTSSALSDGASAMLIMSAAKAKELGLKPRARIRGMAVAGCDAAIMGYGPVPATQKALKRAGVNLSDIQTVELNEAFAAQGLSVLKGLDLYDKQDIVNHNGGAIALGHPLGCSGARITTTLLNVMEQQDTQLGLATMCIGLGQGIATIIERV; encoded by the coding sequence ATGACAGTATTATCTCCAAAAGATGTCGTCATCGTTGATGGCGTGCGTACCGCAATGGGCAAATCAAAAAACGGCATGTTTCGTCATGTGCGTGCCGAGACGCTATCGGCTGAACTGATGCGTGCGCTGATTGCTCGTAATGACTTGGACGCCAATTTGATTGAAGATGTGGTCTGGGGCTGTGTCAATCAGACCTTGGAGCAAGGCTGGAACATTGGTCGTCATGCCAGTTTGTTGGCTGGCATTCCAAAGCATGTGGCAGCTCAAACGGTAAACCGCCTGTGTGGCTCATCCATGCAAGCCTTGCATACCGCCGCCGCCCAAATCATGACCAATCAAGGTGAGGTATTCATCATCGGTGGTGTGGAGCACATGGGGCACGTGGCGATGATGCACGGCGTAGACCTAAACCCAAGTGCATCAAAATCCATCGCCAAAGCATCCAACATGATGGGTCTGACTGCCGAAATGCTTGGCAGATTAAACGGCATCACCCGTGACGAGCAGGATCAATTTGCCCTAAATTCACACCTAAAAGCCGCCAAAGCCACCGCTGAAGGTCGCTTTGCCAATGAGATTGTCGGCGTGGAAGGTCATGATGAGGCAGGCAATTTACAGCTTTGCACCACAGACGAAGTGATTCGTTTTGATGCCAATTTAGAAAGCCTACAAAAGCTCAAACCTGTCTTTGACCCTGCCAATGGTACGGTAACGGCAGGTACTTCATCGGCATTGTCTGACGGTGCATCGGCGATGCTGATCATGTCGGCGGCGAAGGCAAAAGAGCTGGGTCTAAAACCCCGTGCGCGCATTCGTGGCATGGCAGTGGCAGGCTGTGATGCAGCGATTATGGGCTATGGACCTGTGCCAGCCACCCAAAAGGCATTAAAGCGTGCAGGCGTGAATCTGTCTGACATTCAGACGGTGGAGCTTAACGAGGCCTTTGCCGCTCAAGGTCTTTCGGTCTTAAAGGGCTTGGATCTGTACGACAAGCAAGACATCGTCAATCACAATGGCGGTGCGATCGCTTTGGGTCATCCGCTGGGCTGCTCGGGCGCTCGTATCACGACCACGCTACTTAATGTCATGGAGCAACAAGATACCCAGCTTGGACTTGCGACCATGTGTATCGGTCTGGGTCAGGGCATCGCCACCATCATTGAGCGTGTGTGA
- a CDS encoding siderophore ABC transporter substrate-binding protein produces MNVSTLIRPATLGVMMACGLTLVACGNDKPAANPATTDTTAQADSNAATGEVSIKTATGEQTISTNPNPVAVYDMTALQNLTALGVPVQGFPDIKDDRALMLNLKPENAPATTQIGTLFEPNLEALHGLKPQAVFVGSRMAKHAEELGKIAPTYNLTIDTSDVYAATKQQLTDFGNVFNKQDDAQKLIADIDKAIADTKASVQGKGNGLAILINGNKMSAYGKNSRYGYLHTAFGVPLADEHIEVADHGQPISFEYIQKVDPDWLFVLDRTAAIGEEGVAAQQILDNPLMHNTKAWKNQQIVYVSPDSYLAFGGYYQWLKDAKIVKDAFDAKAAQ; encoded by the coding sequence ATGAATGTTTCTACCTTGATTCGCCCTGCGACTTTGGGCGTGATGATGGCGTGTGGTCTGACACTCGTTGCTTGTGGTAATGACAAGCCTGCCGCCAACCCAGCCACCACCGACACCACAGCGCAAGCTGACAGCAATGCCGCCACTGGCGAGGTCAGCATCAAGACTGCTACTGGCGAGCAGACCATCAGCACCAATCCAAATCCTGTGGCGGTGTACGACATGACCGCTTTACAGAATTTGACGGCGCTTGGCGTGCCAGTGCAGGGTTTTCCTGACATCAAAGATGACCGTGCTTTGATGCTGAATTTAAAGCCTGAAAACGCCCCAGCGACCACGCAGATTGGCACACTGTTTGAGCCAAATTTGGAGGCTTTGCATGGTCTAAAACCACAAGCGGTCTTTGTTGGTTCTCGCATGGCAAAGCATGCCGAAGAGCTTGGCAAAATCGCTCCGACTTATAATCTTACCATCGACACCAGTGATGTCTATGCCGCCACCAAGCAGCAGCTGACCGACTTTGGCAATGTCTTTAATAAACAAGACGATGCTCAAAAGCTCATCGCCGACATCGATAAAGCGATCGCTGACACTAAGGCTTCTGTGCAAGGCAAGGGCAATGGCTTGGCAATCTTGATCAATGGCAATAAAATGAGCGCCTATGGTAAAAACTCTCGCTACGGCTATCTGCACACGGCTTTTGGTGTGCCATTGGCAGATGAGCACATTGAGGTGGCGGATCATGGTCAGCCGATCAGCTTTGAATACATCCAAAAAGTCGATCCTGACTGGCTGTTTGTGCTAGACCGTACAGCGGCGATCGGCGAAGAAGGTGTGGCCGCTCAGCAAATCCTTGACAATCCTTTGATGCACAACACCAAAGCTTGGAAAAATCAGCAGATTGTCTATGTTAGCCCAGACTCTTATCTTGCCTTTGGTGGCTATTATCAATGGCTAAAAGACGCTAAGATCGTCAAAGACGCATTTGACGCCAAAGCAGCGCAATAA
- a CDS encoding ABC transporter permease, with the protein MSTSTAQTVFWRLPMVVNIGAMLILLVLIAVSISVGVANFSWARLLDDADGSLQLLLTSRLPRTLALMLTGASMAIAGMMMQVVLKNRFVEPSMVGATQSAVLGILLTSLYLPTLPLLGKMGVATVMAFLGMAVFMQLIKRLPATDFLIIPLVGIVFGGIIDSATLFIAYQTEMVQMLSVWRFGDFSSVLAGRYETLWLVGGLSALAYIMADRLTIIGLGDGIAKNLGVNKEAVMWLAIGMVAMISSVVVVTVGAISFVGLVVPNIVSRLVGDRLRVSLPAVAILGSSCVLFCDIIGRVIRYPFEIPVYVVFGVLGSALFLWLLSRAK; encoded by the coding sequence ATGAGCACTTCTACCGCACAGACTGTTTTTTGGCGTTTGCCCATGGTGGTCAATATTGGCGCCATGCTGATTTTGCTTGTGCTGATTGCTGTCAGCATTTCGGTGGGCGTGGCGAATTTTTCGTGGGCGAGACTGCTTGATGATGCAGATGGCAGTTTGCAGCTGCTTTTGACCAGCCGCTTGCCCCGCACGCTGGCGCTGATGCTCACAGGGGCGAGTATGGCAATCGCTGGCATGATGATGCAGGTGGTGCTAAAAAACCGTTTTGTCGAGCCATCGATGGTGGGGGCGACACAGTCGGCGGTTTTGGGGATTTTGCTCACCAGCTTGTACCTACCGACGCTACCTTTGCTTGGCAAAATGGGCGTGGCGACTGTCATGGCATTTTTGGGCATGGCAGTTTTTATGCAGCTCATCAAGCGTCTGCCTGCCACCGATTTTCTCATCATTCCTTTGGTGGGGATTGTCTTTGGGGGTATCATCGACTCGGCGACTTTGTTCATCGCTTATCAGACAGAGATGGTGCAGATGCTGTCGGTGTGGCGGTTTGGCGATTTTTCAAGTGTCTTGGCAGGTCGTTATGAGACGCTGTGGCTGGTCGGTGGGCTGTCGGCGCTTGCGTACATCATGGCGGACCGTTTGACCATCATCGGTCTTGGAGACGGCATTGCCAAAAACTTGGGCGTAAACAAAGAAGCGGTGATGTGGCTTGCCATCGGCATGGTGGCGATGATAAGCTCGGTGGTGGTGGTGACGGTGGGGGCGATCAGCTTTGTGGGCTTGGTCGTGCCAAATATCGTGAGCCGTCTGGTGGGCGACCGCCTAAGAGTGTCGCTCCCTGCGGTGGCAATCTTAGGCTCGTCGTGCGTGCTGTTTTGTGACATCATCGGGCGAGTGATTCGCTATCCTTTTGAGATTCCTGTCTATGTGGTGTTCGGGGTGCTGGGGTCGGCACTGTTTTTGTGGTTATTATCAAGGGCGAAGTAG
- a CDS encoding iron chelate uptake ABC transporter family permease subunit, with the protein MAFLKNNPILIAFIILVIGCGLYLTLNVVSWDFALPLRTRKLVAFLVVGYAVGVSTLLFQTLTHNPILTPSLLGFDALYVLIQSLMLFFLGMVSYTTMPAVGKFAFEVMVMMAMSVAMFRFLLTKHNQDLTRLILVGVIFGILFRSLSYMVARMISPDDFVTVQAHSYASFTAVNVNLLITSMVLSALSFVYIWRHRFALDVLMLGRNCAISLGVPYRTLSLGILMTIALLVSMATALVGPITFFGLLVCALTNRFCTKMAHGERLILVSLVASSTLIVGQAVFEHVFKVAGVLEVIIELFGGVAFLLLIFTQYGKQRTMQ; encoded by the coding sequence ATGGCTTTTTTAAAAAACAACCCAATACTCATCGCCTTTATCATCCTTGTCATCGGCTGTGGGCTGTATCTGACTTTGAATGTGGTGAGCTGGGATTTTGCCCTGCCGCTACGCACCCGTAAGCTCGTTGCTTTTTTGGTGGTGGGCTATGCGGTGGGGGTGTCCACGCTACTGTTCCAAACGCTCACGCATAACCCCATTTTAACGCCAAGTCTCTTGGGTTTTGATGCCTTATATGTCTTGATACAGAGCCTTATGCTGTTCTTTTTGGGAATGGTGAGCTACACCACGATGCCTGCGGTGGGCAAATTTGCTTTTGAAGTGATGGTGATGATGGCGATGAGTGTTGCCATGTTTCGCTTTTTGCTTACAAAGCATAATCAGGATTTGACACGGCTCATCTTGGTGGGTGTGATTTTTGGGATATTGTTTAGAAGCCTGTCCTACATGGTCGCACGCATGATAAGCCCTGATGATTTTGTGACGGTGCAGGCGCACAGCTATGCCAGCTTTACCGCCGTCAATGTCAATCTACTCATCACAAGCATGGTGCTGTCGGCTTTAAGTTTTGTATACATTTGGCGGCACAGATTTGCCCTAGATGTGCTGATGCTTGGCAGAAACTGCGCCATCAGCTTGGGCGTGCCATATCGCACATTGTCGCTAGGCATTTTGATGACCATTGCTCTTTTGGTGTCGATGGCGACGGCGCTTGTGGGTCCGATTACGTTTTTTGGGCTGCTTGTGTGCGCTTTGACCAACCGCTTTTGTACCAAAATGGCGCATGGCGAGAGGCTGATTTTGGTCAGCTTGGTGGCAAGCAGTACGCTCATCGTGGGGCAGGCGGTGTTTGAGCATGTCTTTAAGGTGGCAGGCGTGCTCGAAGTCATCATTGAGCTGTTTGGCGGCGTGGCGTTTTTGCTACTGATTTTTACACAATATGGCAAACAACGCACAATGCAATAA
- a CDS encoding CPBP family intramembrane glutamic endopeptidase encodes MQNKLKSLHLFDVVILAIIFFGFAIYSSNMQFFELISREQVAPKTLEFNSSSNWSGILSEIAALLAAFGYLTYRKFDFKQLNFSVNRWTLPKVVLYILIAGTVASLYEYLQYWAFPELYPTTEAHYGASEHFSMWSVSFILFALLNGFYEEVFFIGLVALTTKKHLPLAIVFTLFVRFAFHTYQGLAGALTITTLGIVFLLLRYKSDELLPFTLAHSFFDLFGLGLPLYLLE; translated from the coding sequence ATGCAAAATAAACTAAAATCATTGCATTTGTTTGATGTGGTTATTTTGGCGATTATCTTTTTTGGCTTTGCCATTTATAGTTCCAACATGCAGTTTTTTGAATTGATAAGTCGTGAGCAGGTTGCCCCCAAGACTTTGGAATTCAACAGTTCAAGTAATTGGTCGGGGATTTTGAGTGAAATTGCGGCATTATTGGCGGCGTTTGGTTATTTGACCTATCGTAAATTTGATTTTAAACAATTAAATTTTAGTGTCAATCGCTGGACATTGCCAAAAGTGGTGCTGTACATTCTCATTGCAGGAACGGTGGCATCGCTTTATGAGTATTTGCAGTACTGGGCTTTTCCCGAGCTTTATCCAACCACAGAGGCACATTATGGGGCAAGCGAGCATTTTAGTATGTGGTCTGTTTCCTTTATTTTATTTGCTCTGCTAAATGGCTTTTATGAGGAAGTATTTTTTATTGGATTGGTGGCATTGACCACAAAAAAACATTTGCCCCTTGCCATTGTGTTTACTTTGTTTGTGCGATTTGCCTTTCATACCTATCAAGGGTTGGCAGGGGCATTAACCATTACCACTTTGGGGATTGTGTTTTTGTTATTACGCTATAAAAGTGATGAATTGTTGCCATTTACTTTGGCACATTCATTTTTTGATTTATTTGGTTTGGGATTGCCTTTATATTTATTAGAATGA
- a CDS encoding iron ABC transporter ATP-binding protein, which translates to MIKVQNVSHNIGNLAILKNVGFELPAGQIVALIGANGAGKSTLFSLMARMNPLQGGQISFDGNDINTTSDTDMAKVVAMLAQENHIQGRLRVRELLMFGRYPYHQGRPTQTDKDKVEEMIATFELEPLAERFLSDLSGGQRQRVLIAMVVCQDTPYILLDEPLNNLDMYHAGRLMRQMKVLANGGKTVVIVLHDINQASQFADTVVMMKGGEVVSVGRPVDVLTAENMKTLYGVDVTVLMHKGKPIIVDVV; encoded by the coding sequence ATGATAAAAGTTCAAAATGTCAGCCACAACATCGGCAATTTGGCGATTTTAAAAAATGTCGGTTTTGAGCTACCCGCAGGGCAAATCGTCGCTTTGATTGGGGCAAATGGGGCGGGCAAATCCACGCTGTTTAGTCTGATGGCTCGCATGAATCCTTTGCAGGGTGGGCAAATCAGCTTTGATGGCAACGACATCAACACCACGAGCGACACCGACATGGCAAAGGTGGTCGCCATGCTTGCCCAAGAAAACCACATTCAGGGGCGACTGCGTGTGCGTGAACTGCTCATGTTTGGGCGGTACCCTTATCATCAAGGGCGACCCACGCAGACGGATAAGGATAAGGTCGAAGAGATGATAGCGACTTTTGAGCTTGAGCCACTTGCCGAGCGGTTTTTGTCCGACTTGTCGGGCGGTCAGCGTCAAAGGGTGCTGATTGCCATGGTGGTGTGCCAAGACACCCCGTATATCTTGCTTGATGAACCGCTCAACAACCTAGATATGTACCACGCAGGGCGACTCATGCGTCAGATGAAAGTACTGGCAAATGGCGGCAAAACGGTGGTCATCGTGCTACATGACATCAACCAAGCGTCGCAGTTTGCCGATACGGTGGTGATGATGAAAGGGGGCGAAGTGGTGTCGGTGGGTCGTCCTGTCGATGTGCTGACTGCCGAGAACATGAAAACGCTGTATGGGGTTGATGTTACGGTGCTGATGCATAAGGGCAAGCCGATCATTGTTGATGTGGTGTGA
- the panF gene encoding sodium/pantothenate symporter, whose translation MTLNVQILIPLVLYLAFVFGVAWHAYQQRSQGGFLNEYYVGGRSMGGFVLAMTTVATYVSASSFIGGPGAAYKYGLGWVLLSMIQVPAIWLTLGTLGKKFAIYARQTGSITINDLLFARYQNKIVVYLACISLLLAFFGMMVVQFIGAGRLLETTLGLPYEWSIALFAVVIGLYTFIGGFRAVVLTDTVQGLVMLIGTVLLLGGTVVATGGIDNAMTTLQAIDPRLLTPTGVDDKLSATFMLSFWVLVCFGLIGLPHTAIRAMAYKDSRSLHRGILVGTAVMTVLVLGMHLAGVLARAVVPELDVPDKVIPTLMMTVLPPFVAGIFLAAPMAAIMSSIDSMLIQSSSTLIKDLYLSAKPDAIKNETKIKRYSTGFTLIFTMILAIVAMLNPPDMLIWLNLLSFGGLEATFLWVLLFGLYYKKANATGAIWSMVAGLTSYVIIAYFKITLWDLHAVVPALVIGLVAFLVGNKIGERRTI comes from the coding sequence ATGACGCTTAATGTGCAAATTTTAATCCCATTGGTGCTGTATTTGGCGTTCGTGTTTGGCGTGGCGTGGCATGCCTACCAACAGCGAAGTCAGGGCGGATTTTTAAATGAATACTATGTCGGTGGTCGCTCTATGGGCGGTTTTGTGCTGGCGATGACCACAGTGGCGACTTATGTGTCGGCAAGCTCGTTCATCGGTGGACCGGGGGCAGCTTATAAGTATGGCTTGGGCTGGGTGCTGTTGTCCATGATTCAAGTGCCAGCCATTTGGCTCACGCTTGGCACGCTTGGCAAAAAGTTTGCCATCTACGCTCGCCAAACAGGCAGCATCACCATCAACGACCTACTTTTTGCTCGTTATCAAAACAAAATCGTGGTGTATTTGGCGTGCATCTCCCTACTTCTTGCGTTTTTTGGCATGATGGTGGTGCAGTTTATTGGGGCAGGTCGCCTGCTTGAAACCACGCTTGGCTTGCCCTACGAATGGTCGATTGCCCTATTTGCGGTGGTGATTGGGCTTTATACTTTTATTGGCGGCTTTCGTGCGGTGGTTTTGACCGACACGGTGCAAGGGCTGGTCATGCTCATCGGTACGGTGCTACTTTTGGGTGGTACGGTGGTGGCGACAGGCGGCATTGACAACGCCATGACAACCCTGCAAGCCATTGACCCACGCCTGCTTACACCCACAGGCGTTGATGACAAATTGTCGGCAACCTTTATGCTTTCGTTTTGGGTTTTGGTATGCTTTGGTTTGATTGGCTTGCCCCATACGGCAATCCGTGCAATGGCATATAAGGACAGTCGCTCGCTGCATCGTGGGATTTTGGTGGGGACAGCCGTGATGACGGTACTGGTGCTGGGTATGCACTTGGCAGGGGTACTGGCTCGTGCGGTCGTGCCTGAGCTTGATGTGCCTGACAAAGTCATTCCCACGCTCATGATGACGGTGCTACCGCCTTTTGTGGCAGGGATATTTTTGGCAGCACCGATGGCGGCGATTATGTCGTCCATTGACTCGATGCTGATACAGTCATCAAGCACGCTGATTAAAGATTTGTATTTATCCGCCAAGCCAGATGCCATCAAAAATGAGACCAAAATCAAACGCTACTCCACTGGCTTTACGCTCATTTTTACCATGATTTTGGCAATCGTTGCCATGCTCAATCCGCCTGATATGCTGATTTGGCTAAACTTACTGTCCTTTGGCGGACTAGAAGCGACATTTTTATGGGTGCTGTTGTTTGGTTTATATTACAAAAAAGCCAATGCCACAGGGGCGATATGGTCTATGGTGGCAGGTCTGACGAGCTATGTCATCATCGCTTATTTTAAAATCACTCTTTGGGATTTGCACGCTGTGGTGCCTGCGTTGGTGATTGGCTTGGTGGCGTTTTTGGTGGGGAATAAAATCGGCGAGCGTCGGACAATTTAA
- a CDS encoding YhdT family protein produces MSNTPPNRPTSLNTQLSREAKWSLYLTFFYLAGWVIFAYFMPNGTGVFGFPLWFELSCVFLPILFIVITLAVLKAVYQDLDLDATGDNHDA; encoded by the coding sequence ATGTCAAACACCCCACCCAACAGACCCACTTCCCTTAACACCCAGCTCAGCCGTGAAGCCAAATGGTCTTTGTATCTGACCTTTTTCTATCTGGCAGGCTGGGTTATTTTTGCCTATTTTATGCCAAATGGTACAGGCGTATTTGGCTTTCCGCTGTGGTTTGAATTAAGCTGTGTGTTTTTGCCGATTTTATTTATCGTCATCACCTTGGCGGTATTAAAGGCTGTGTATCAAGACCTTGATTTGGACGCCACTGGAGACAATCATGACGCTTAA
- a CDS encoding nitroreductase family protein, whose amino-acid sequence MVFKWRWDLVGEHHLDLEKAMSLYDILSHRRSVRDYLPTPIDETLVKHSLELATLAPTSSNMQLYEFYHVTDKKVLAKLAKACLSQGAATTAAQMVVFVIRPDLHRARAKAVFDFEKHNIKTYSPAHKVASRTKRFDSYYNRLMPLLYSQTALVPMARSALARTIGQFRPIQRDVSFDDVRVVMHKSCGLVAQTFMLAMSEKGLDTCPMEGFDAKMVKEALDLPETAEINMVVSCGIRSDKGVWGERFRVPFSDVYRKL is encoded by the coding sequence ATGGTTTTTAAATGGCGATGGGACTTGGTGGGCGAGCATCATCTGGATTTGGAGAAAGCCATGAGTCTTTATGACATTTTAAGCCATCGCCGTTCGGTGCGAGATTATCTGCCGACACCGATTGATGAGACGCTGGTCAAGCACAGCTTGGAGCTTGCCACTTTGGCACCGACCAGCTCAAACATGCAGCTTTACGAATTTTATCATGTGACCGACAAAAAGGTGCTTGCCAAGCTTGCCAAAGCCTGTCTGTCGCAAGGTGCGGCGACGACAGCAGCGCAGATGGTGGTGTTTGTGATTCGTCCTGATTTGCACCGAGCGCGCGCCAAGGCGGTGTTTGACTTTGAAAAGCACAACATCAAAACTTACAGCCCTGCCCACAAAGTCGCCAGTCGTACCAAGCGATTTGACAGCTATTACAACCGCTTAATGCCACTTTTGTACAGCCAGACTGCCTTAGTGCCGATGGCTCGCTCGGCGCTGGCACGGACGATTGGGCAATTTCGTCCCATTCAGCGTGATGTGTCGTTTGATGATGTGCGTGTGGTCATGCACAAAAGCTGTGGACTGGTGGCGCAGACTTTCATGCTGGCGATGAGTGAAAAAGGGCTGGATACCTGTCCGATGGAGGGCTTTGATGCCAAGATGGTCAAAGAGGCGTTGGATTTGCCTGAGACTGCCGAGATTAACATGGTGGTCTCGTGCGGCATTCGCAGCGACAAGGGCGTGTGGGGCGAGCGTTTTCGTGTGCCATTTTCTGATGTCTATCGTAAACTATAA